A single genomic interval of Lacrimispora sphenoides JCM 1415 harbors:
- a CDS encoding FtsX-like permease family protein produces the protein MLTKLVFKNVGKSMQDFTVYFFTLVFGVSIFYMFNSIYAQQDIMVVTEILTDSMIALRKILSVISVFVAVILGFLIVYANSFFIRRRKKEMGIYMTLGMSKGKISAILVFETFLMGLLALIAGLIIGVFGSQFMSVFTAKIFEADMTAYKFIFSPDAAVKSILYFAVIFLTVIIFNTIAVSKYKLIDLIYGGRKNESLKIRSTKLSVLVFLVSIVFLGTAYALVLKNGIININRIFLWSIILGTAGSLLFFFSLSGILTKLVQSNKKLYYKNLTMFVTRQLTSKINTNFISISVVSIVLLLVIGIFSTGYSMKNILSADLKETAPYDVSFYGDGKGNYKTIYESLPLSIKGIDAISHEYSIYRGDLHYKDFPVDYSSLSFDIGKRGLDFVMFSDYQKFLEMQGMEKADLPGNGYFIIASGDVYQHIAQQFLDRNVTISLGGKTLQPKGEVQNIKLSNSDSGITFVVNDGFSETLNKSPDQVLNMICKTGEGSKELQEKLNQYSNSEEYQEKGFWYYSSREEIYASSLAMKAIISFLAIYLGIVFMVACAAILAIQQLAQASDNKERYALLRKLGAEKKMLDRALFVQILCYFLLPFILGIVHSIVGLTAVNNVMMAFERVNVMDSVFIPALFIVLIYGVYFGLTYIGCKHILRRDQY, from the coding sequence GTGCTGACTAAGCTTGTTTTTAAAAATGTCGGAAAGAGCATGCAGGATTTCACGGTATATTTTTTCACTCTTGTATTTGGCGTTTCTATCTTTTATATGTTTAACTCCATCTATGCGCAGCAGGATATCATGGTTGTGACGGAAATACTGACCGATTCCATGATTGCACTTAGAAAGATATTATCAGTCATATCAGTGTTTGTTGCAGTGATCCTGGGTTTTTTGATCGTTTATGCAAATAGTTTTTTTATCAGGCGACGTAAAAAAGAAATGGGCATTTACATGACTCTGGGTATGAGCAAAGGTAAAATTTCTGCCATTCTTGTATTTGAAACATTTCTCATGGGACTCCTTGCTTTAATTGCAGGGTTGATCATCGGTGTTTTCGGATCCCAGTTTATGTCTGTGTTCACTGCTAAAATATTTGAGGCAGACATGACCGCCTATAAATTCATATTTTCACCAGATGCAGCGGTGAAAAGTATCCTTTATTTTGCAGTTATTTTTTTAACCGTAATCATTTTCAATACAATTGCAGTCAGCAAGTATAAACTGATTGACTTGATCTATGGCGGCCGGAAAAATGAAAGCTTAAAAATCAGAAGTACCAAATTATCGGTGCTGGTTTTCCTGGTATCTATTGTTTTCTTAGGAACCGCCTATGCATTGGTTTTGAAAAATGGAATTATTAATATTAACCGTATCTTCCTTTGGTCCATTATTTTAGGAACGGCTGGTTCATTACTGTTTTTCTTTTCTCTTTCGGGAATACTTACAAAGCTGGTACAATCTAATAAAAAGCTTTATTATAAAAACCTGACCATGTTTGTAACCCGTCAGCTCACCAGTAAGATCAACACAAACTTTATATCCATATCCGTGGTCAGCATTGTCTTGCTTCTTGTAATCGGTATTTTTTCAACCGGTTACAGCATGAAAAATATTCTGTCAGCCGATTTAAAGGAGACTGCGCCCTATGATGTCAGTTTTTATGGCGATGGGAAAGGGAATTATAAGACCATATATGAAAGCCTGCCTTTGTCAATTAAAGGGATTGACGCAATCAGCCATGAATATAGTATTTACCGCGGGGATCTTCATTACAAGGATTTCCCGGTTGATTATTCTTCCCTGTCCTTTGATATCGGGAAACGTGGCCTCGATTTTGTTATGTTTTCTGATTACCAGAAGTTTTTAGAAATGCAGGGAATGGAAAAAGCCGATCTTCCTGGAAATGGGTATTTCATCATTGCGTCCGGCGACGTTTACCAGCATATTGCGCAGCAGTTCCTTGATAGAAATGTAACAATCTCCCTTGGGGGTAAAACGCTCCAGCCAAAGGGGGAAGTACAAAACATAAAGCTTTCCAACAGTGATTCCGGTATCACGTTTGTTGTAAATGACGGGTTTTCTGAAACCCTTAACAAGTCACCGGATCAGGTGCTTAACATGATATGCAAAACTGGGGAAGGATCAAAGGAACTTCAGGAAAAACTAAATCAATATAGTAACAGCGAGGAGTATCAGGAAAAGGGCTTTTGGTACTATTCAAGCAGAGAAGAGATCTATGCTTCATCGCTTGCCATGAAAGCCATCATATCCTTTTTAGCCATTTATCTTGGCATTGTGTTTATGGTTGCCTGCGCGGCAATTCTTGCAATCCAGCAGCTTGCCCAGGCATCGGATAACAAGGAACGTTATGCACTGTTAAGGAAGCTGGGTGCTGAAAAGAAGATGCTGGACAGAGCATTGTTTGTACAAATACTTTGTTACTTTTTACTGCCTTTTATACTTGGAATTGTTCATTCCATTGTTGGGCTTACGGCTGTAAATAATGTAATGATGGCCTTTGAACGTGTGAATGTGATGGATAGCGTTTTTATCCCGGCGTTGTTTATTGTTTTAATTTATGGCGTTTATTTTGGATTGACTTATATCGGGTGTAAGCATATTTTAAGAAGAGATCAATATTAA